In Mastigocladopsis repens PCC 10914, a single window of DNA contains:
- a CDS encoding SDH family Clp fold serine proteinase — protein MGFGIGDLFWIFLLLSSLQPLWQKRQIEYRRVRSLQEFQQQRKSRVILLIHRQESISFLGIPVSRYITIEDSEQILRAIRLTPPEVPIDLILHTPGGLVLATEQIARALIRHPAKVTVFVPHYAMSGGTMLALAADEIVMDANAVLGPVDPQLGNFPAASIIKVVEQKPIGEVDDQTLIMADLSRKAIDQVQRFVRTLLKDTVPTQKVKPENIENIIDALTTGRVTHDYPITVEEATEMGLPITAGLPRIIYDLMDLYPQPQGGRPSVQYIPMPYDDRRPILPTPKGRPLEEPSPTQMS, from the coding sequence ATGGGCTTCGGTATAGGCGATTTATTTTGGATTTTTCTCCTCCTTTCTTCCCTGCAACCTCTGTGGCAAAAACGTCAGATAGAGTATCGACGCGTGCGTTCCCTACAGGAATTTCAGCAGCAACGTAAAAGCAGAGTGATTTTGCTCATTCACCGCCAAGAATCGATCAGCTTTTTGGGAATTCCTGTTTCACGTTATATCACCATCGAAGACTCAGAACAGATACTGCGGGCAATTCGCCTCACACCGCCAGAAGTTCCTATTGACCTAATTTTGCATACTCCTGGTGGTTTGGTCTTAGCAACAGAACAAATAGCCAGAGCATTAATTCGTCATCCTGCCAAAGTGACCGTTTTTGTACCTCACTACGCTATGAGTGGCGGTACAATGCTTGCTCTAGCTGCTGATGAAATTGTTATGGATGCCAACGCTGTTCTTGGACCAGTTGACCCACAACTGGGTAACTTCCCAGCAGCCAGCATCATTAAAGTTGTTGAACAGAAGCCTATTGGTGAAGTTGACGACCAGACTTTGATTATGGCAGATTTATCGCGCAAAGCGATCGATCAAGTGCAGCGCTTTGTGCGGACTCTGCTAAAAGATACAGTACCCACACAAAAAGTCAAGCCAGAAAACATCGAAAATATTATCGATGCCCTAACAACTGGGCGCGTGACTCACGACTATCCAATCACCGTTGAAGAAGCTACAGAAATGGGGCTGCCCATAACAGCCGGACTGCCCCGTATTATCTACGACCTCATGGATTTATACCCACAACCTCAAGGCGGACGTCCCAGCGTACAGTACATTCCCATGCCTTACGATGACCGCCGCCCAATTTTACCCACTCCTAAGGGTAGACCCTTAGAAGAACCTAGCCCAACCCAGATGAGTTAA
- a CDS encoding peptidoglycan-binding domain-containing protein has translation MWCGFGKSSVTVATACLITASIVISDVAFAARSYTPRQFRAVLRGLGYNVKVSDVPLTDADTKKAIQEFQKGYKLQPIDGIAGPKTQDFAARIIDILQANLNLVAKPNPPLPRNQYYGPQTEAAVRQYQKKLGLKETGIADLAFRQRLDQQAKEALQKPTAVPTTQPSPTPTTTPTATPTSTPEVSPTATPTSTPEVSPTATPTSTPGVSPTATPTSTPGVSPTATPTPTPTR, from the coding sequence ATGTGGTGTGGGTTTGGAAAATCAAGTGTTACCGTTGCGACTGCTTGTCTGATAACAGCTAGTATAGTGATTTCCGATGTCGCTTTTGCTGCTCGTAGCTACACACCACGGCAATTTCGTGCCGTGTTGCGGGGATTGGGTTATAACGTCAAGGTATCAGATGTACCTTTGACAGACGCAGATACTAAAAAAGCAATTCAAGAATTTCAAAAAGGGTATAAGCTACAACCAATTGATGGAATAGCAGGACCAAAAACTCAAGATTTTGCTGCAAGAATAATTGACATTTTGCAGGCAAATTTAAACTTGGTAGCGAAGCCCAATCCTCCCTTACCCCGTAATCAATATTATGGTCCTCAAACAGAAGCAGCAGTAAGGCAGTATCAGAAAAAACTAGGTTTAAAAGAAACAGGAATTGCTGACTTAGCATTCAGGCAAAGACTCGACCAACAAGCCAAGGAAGCCCTGCAGAAGCCAACAGCTGTGCCAACAACGCAGCCGTCACCAACACCAACAACTACACCAACAGCAACGCCTACTTCTACACCTGAAGTGTCACCCACAGCAACGCCTACTTCTACACCTGAAGTGTCACCCACAGCAACGCCTACTTCTACACCTGGCGTGTCACCCACAGCAACGCCTACTTCCACACCTGGCGTGTCACCCACAGCAACCCCTACACCAACACCGACAAGATAA